The following are from one region of the Amycolatopsis sp. QT-25 genome:
- a CDS encoding recombinase family protein, translated as MIYARASKDGKGRKISVASQIAQGRKWCQQIGAVVVAVLVDNDLSASRYATEARGDYEEALRLLATGAANCLWTWENSRAQRELDVFVRLRKILVDVGGYWAYDDRLYDMNDPDDRVDTAEDAVDAERETEKLRKRVRRGVEARAMDGLWAGPLSYGYRIFYDRDTGEAGREVDETTREYAREIVLTLIETGNETALALDLQRRGVPCARATRWRADHVRKLHLMSQDAEGWAKFTATLLPEQLESAYEVLMRVRTESPSQVAKDMNKGQWAHPMPGEWNAAKVRNIGLNPALAALRVFRGKVIGKGTWEAIISEDEHIAVVAKIGDPSRRWVKDGARVKYLLSGILLCGVCEKPVTTGKSDARKTYRCPDGHVSRNMAKTDSVVVERVLRRLASDAAREFFQYEGQAKDLTEAVKTAQDLRARLDGFTDKAADGELSPDRLSRIEAKLVPKIEAAEERARQIGISPTVAELVGPQAPEVWETLSVSQKRAVLRAVVRPRLLRTAGGRAPFNPDHITVSWLGRPAPIPGVDDVEDTGDAVAA; from the coding sequence GTGATCTATGCGCGTGCGTCGAAGGACGGCAAGGGCCGGAAGATCTCGGTTGCCTCGCAGATCGCTCAGGGCCGGAAATGGTGCCAGCAGATCGGGGCCGTGGTCGTCGCGGTGCTGGTGGACAACGACCTGTCAGCGTCGCGGTACGCGACCGAGGCCCGTGGAGACTATGAGGAAGCTCTCCGGTTGCTCGCGACCGGAGCGGCTAACTGCTTGTGGACGTGGGAAAACAGCCGCGCTCAGCGTGAGCTGGACGTGTTCGTGCGGCTGCGCAAGATCCTGGTCGACGTTGGTGGTTACTGGGCTTATGACGATCGGCTGTATGACATGAACGACCCGGATGACCGGGTGGACACGGCCGAGGACGCGGTAGACGCCGAGCGGGAGACGGAGAAGCTTCGGAAGCGGGTGCGTCGCGGTGTCGAGGCTCGCGCGATGGACGGGCTTTGGGCCGGGCCGTTGTCCTACGGCTACCGGATTTTCTACGACCGCGACACCGGGGAGGCCGGGCGTGAGGTTGACGAGACCACACGCGAGTACGCGCGGGAGATCGTGCTCACCTTGATCGAGACCGGGAACGAGACCGCTCTCGCGCTGGATCTGCAACGGCGCGGTGTGCCGTGTGCGCGGGCGACTCGGTGGCGGGCCGATCATGTGCGCAAGCTTCACCTCATGTCGCAGGACGCGGAAGGCTGGGCCAAGTTCACCGCCACCCTGTTGCCGGAACAGCTCGAATCCGCGTATGAGGTGTTGATGCGGGTACGAACCGAGTCGCCGTCCCAAGTGGCCAAGGACATGAACAAGGGTCAGTGGGCTCACCCGATGCCGGGTGAGTGGAACGCTGCGAAGGTCCGCAATATCGGGCTGAATCCTGCGCTTGCCGCTCTGCGGGTGTTCCGGGGCAAGGTGATCGGCAAGGGCACGTGGGAAGCGATCATCAGCGAAGATGAGCACATCGCGGTGGTGGCGAAGATCGGTGATCCGAGCAGGCGTTGGGTCAAAGACGGAGCGCGGGTGAAGTACTTACTCTCCGGCATCCTGCTGTGCGGTGTGTGCGAGAAGCCTGTGACCACGGGCAAGTCCGACGCGCGCAAGACCTACCGATGCCCGGACGGCCATGTGTCCAGGAACATGGCGAAGACGGACTCTGTGGTGGTCGAACGGGTGCTGCGCCGGTTGGCCTCGGACGCGGCTCGGGAGTTCTTCCAGTACGAGGGGCAGGCCAAAGACCTGACCGAGGCCGTGAAGACGGCACAGGATCTGCGCGCGCGGTTGGACGGGTTCACCGATAAGGCCGCCGATGGCGAGCTGTCGCCGGATCGGCTGTCGAGGATCGAGGCGAAGCTCGTGCCGAAGATCGAGGCGGCCGAGGAACGCGCCCGGCAGATCGGGATATCTCCGACCGTGGCGGAACTGGTCGGCCCGCAGGCACCCGAGGTGTGGGAAACGCTGTCGGTCAGCCAGAAACGGGCGGTCCTGCGCGCAGTGGTGCGGCCCCGGCTGCTGCGCACGGCGGGTGGCCGGGCTCCGTTCAACCCCGATCACATCACGGTGTCGTGGCTGGGGCGGCCCGCGCCGATTCCGGGTGTGGACGACGTCGAAGACACGGGGGACGCCGTGGCGGCATAA
- a CDS encoding MbtH family NRPS accessory protein, with protein MREEQTDQRAYLVVVNHEEQYSIWPSDRDLPAGWRAEGTRGDREECLAHIGEVWTDMRPLSLRRRLDPTTG; from the coding sequence ATGCGCGAGGAGCAGACCGACCAGCGTGCTTACCTGGTCGTGGTCAACCACGAGGAGCAGTACTCGATCTGGCCGTCCGACCGTGACCTGCCGGCGGGATGGCGCGCCGAGGGGACGCGCGGCGACCGCGAGGAGTGCCTCGCCCACATCGGCGAGGTGTGGACCGACATGCGGCCTCTGAGCCTGCGACGGCGACTCGATCCGACCACGGGGTGA
- a CDS encoding Terminase, whose translation MPRELVYAPGHDRDRSLGWLAAAWTEHFTVHGPGDVQGDDVDLDDEFAGFLIDTYALDTNGRRQYSRAVLSRAKGRAKSEIAGFVGLFEAFGPCRFCGWAKGGETYRWRDFTYTYAPGEPMGQPLIYPYIRCLATEESQTGNTYDVIHFNLTEGPLGEDLPNDAAGLTRVLLPGGGEIVPSTASSSAKDGGKESLAIFDEPHLYITPELRRMFKTVDRNLRKRKAAQPWGLFTSTMYQGGQDSILEALDRQAKAIREGRTRSARLLWDHREAPAAVALTDMDAMVAALREVYGPAAEWMDLRGIVENEFWDLTKDPEESRRYFFNQRSSAASAWTTAPEWSACHDPERPPLVDGDTVVMFFDGSKNDDATGLVAVRMSDGHAAVLHCQEKPEGPAGAGWEVDRAAADLAVRTAFDRFDVVGFFADVREFESYVDTWGFEFGDRLLIDATTGRSRAAVAFDMRAKVPEFTPAVGRTLAEIKQKALTHDGDTRLTRHVLNARRLPTRYGVLIRKETRDSPHKIDLAICLIGARHVRRLVLASPEWAKRGRKRTGKLRVFI comes from the coding sequence GTGCCTCGTGAACTCGTCTACGCACCCGGCCACGACCGGGACCGGTCGCTGGGCTGGCTGGCGGCGGCCTGGACCGAGCACTTCACCGTGCACGGCCCCGGTGACGTCCAAGGCGATGACGTCGACCTGGACGACGAGTTCGCCGGGTTCCTGATCGACACCTACGCCCTCGACACCAACGGACGCCGCCAGTACAGCCGCGCTGTCCTGTCCCGCGCGAAAGGCCGAGCCAAAAGCGAAATCGCTGGGTTCGTCGGGCTGTTCGAGGCGTTCGGCCCGTGCCGGTTCTGCGGCTGGGCCAAGGGCGGCGAGACCTACCGGTGGCGAGACTTCACCTACACCTACGCACCCGGCGAGCCGATGGGCCAGCCGCTCATCTACCCCTACATTCGTTGCCTGGCAACCGAAGAGAGCCAGACCGGCAATACCTACGACGTCATCCATTTCAACCTGACCGAGGGCCCGCTCGGTGAAGACCTGCCGAATGATGCGGCCGGGCTGACCCGTGTGCTGCTGCCTGGCGGCGGGGAGATCGTCCCGTCTACCGCCAGCTCCTCGGCGAAGGACGGCGGCAAGGAATCGCTGGCGATCTTCGACGAACCGCACCTCTACATCACGCCCGAGCTGCGGCGGATGTTCAAGACCGTGGACCGCAACCTGCGCAAGCGTAAGGCCGCCCAGCCCTGGGGCCTGTTCACGTCCACGATGTACCAGGGCGGTCAAGACTCCATCCTCGAAGCCCTGGACCGGCAAGCGAAAGCGATCCGCGAAGGCCGTACCCGCTCGGCCCGGCTGCTGTGGGACCACCGCGAGGCCCCGGCCGCTGTCGCGCTGACCGATATGGACGCGATGGTGGCGGCGCTGCGGGAGGTCTACGGCCCGGCCGCCGAGTGGATGGATCTTCGCGGAATCGTGGAAAACGAGTTCTGGGACCTGACCAAGGACCCGGAAGAGAGCCGCCGCTACTTCTTCAATCAGCGTTCCTCTGCGGCCTCGGCGTGGACGACGGCCCCGGAATGGTCCGCCTGTCACGACCCCGAGCGACCCCCGCTGGTCGACGGGGACACCGTGGTGATGTTCTTCGACGGCAGCAAGAACGACGACGCCACCGGCCTGGTGGCGGTGCGCATGTCCGACGGGCACGCCGCCGTGCTGCACTGCCAGGAGAAGCCTGAAGGCCCCGCCGGGGCCGGCTGGGAGGTCGACCGGGCGGCCGCCGATCTGGCGGTTCGGACGGCGTTCGACCGGTTCGACGTGGTCGGGTTCTTCGCCGACGTCCGCGAGTTCGAGTCCTACGTCGACACGTGGGGATTCGAGTTCGGGGACCGGCTGCTGATCGACGCCACCACCGGCCGCAGCCGCGCGGCCGTCGCGTTCGACATGCGCGCCAAGGTCCCCGAGTTCACCCCGGCCGTGGGCCGCACCCTGGCCGAGATCAAGCAGAAAGCCCTGACCCACGACGGGGACACCCGGCTCACCCGGCACGTGCTCAACGCGCGGCGCCTGCCGACCCGCTACGGCGTGCTCATCCGCAAGGAAACGCGGGACTCGCCGCACAAGATCGACCTTGCTATCTGCCTGATCGGCGCCCGCCACGTCCGACGCCTGGTCCTCGCCTCCCCGGAATGGGCCAAGCGCGGACGCAAGCGCACCGGCAAACTCCGCGTCTTCATTTAA
- a CDS encoding serine protease — MPGLAGVSPATAADDVQPNLVGGREATGNTSWMASLQSDAPAYNRFNFHECGATVLFPNWVVTGAQCVTDMPGVPDRVPVSAKKFKVRVGSKDRTRGGETAKVVKIVVHPGWKWGEGAPGSKVSDVAMLKLDHPVSAQPLQLAGQAARAGDRIRLYGWGSAQPDGDPTNLPKKLQQLDTTVLGAAECAKGDQSEGEICTDNPHGTDGPGPGDSGSPAVAVVNGVPRLVGGCSRAAGARLPGVFPTIYTSTPEFRKWLYDTARGTPAA; from the coding sequence ATGCCCGGCCTGGCCGGCGTCAGCCCGGCGACGGCGGCCGACGATGTTCAGCCGAACCTCGTCGGTGGCCGGGAAGCGACCGGGAACACCAGTTGGATGGCGTCGCTTCAGTCCGACGCCCCGGCGTACAACCGGTTCAACTTCCACGAGTGCGGCGCCACCGTGCTGTTCCCGAACTGGGTGGTGACCGGCGCCCAGTGCGTCACCGACATGCCCGGCGTACCCGACCGGGTTCCCGTCTCGGCGAAGAAGTTCAAGGTCCGGGTGGGGTCGAAGGACCGCACGCGCGGCGGGGAAACAGCGAAAGTCGTGAAGATCGTGGTACATCCGGGCTGGAAGTGGGGCGAAGGGGCACCCGGCAGCAAGGTCAGTGACGTCGCGATGCTCAAGCTCGACCACCCGGTCAGCGCGCAGCCGCTGCAACTGGCCGGGCAGGCCGCGCGTGCGGGCGACCGGATCAGGCTGTACGGCTGGGGTAGCGCCCAGCCGGACGGCGACCCCACGAACCTGCCGAAGAAGCTTCAGCAGCTCGACACAACCGTGCTCGGCGCGGCCGAGTGCGCCAAGGGCGACCAGTCCGAAGGCGAGATCTGCACGGACAACCCGCACGGCACCGATGGCCCCGGCCCTGGAGATAGCGGGAGTCCCGCCGTAGCGGTCGTGAACGGCGTTCCGCGGCTGGTCGGTGGATGCAGCCGCGCCGCCGGAGCCCGGTTGCCCGGCGTCTTCCCCACCATCTATACCAGCACGCCCGAGTTCCGGAAGTGGCTCTACGACACCGCGCGCGGTACCCCGGCCGCCTGA
- a CDS encoding DUF2786 domain-containing protein, with product MATTPNIADRVRKLLDKAEDNAVTPEEAQTYAAKAAALIAKYNLDTATLRHREGKRPEPIKLLQFEISGQGWHGKARASLVYAVAEAHGCSVCTMGNKMNGNARWVLIMGPAATLKALELLLPSILLQAETQGMAAARAHMAERKGMFDTAANANIERRTFFRSYLPGYGRGVADKIAASRAEMAEKVAGKAGELVLVSDAERTQAAFEKKFPNLGFSREDKHSVAGADAGRRDGRTADTGQSKVGRNGKAALNG from the coding sequence ATGGCTACCACTCCCAACATCGCTGACCGGGTCCGCAAGCTGCTGGACAAGGCCGAGGACAACGCGGTCACCCCCGAGGAGGCCCAGACCTACGCGGCGAAGGCCGCCGCGCTGATCGCGAAGTACAACCTCGACACCGCGACCCTGCGCCACCGCGAGGGCAAGCGGCCGGAGCCGATCAAGCTCCTTCAGTTCGAGATCTCCGGCCAGGGCTGGCACGGCAAGGCCCGCGCTTCGCTGGTCTACGCGGTCGCCGAGGCGCACGGCTGCTCGGTGTGCACGATGGGCAACAAGATGAACGGCAACGCCCGGTGGGTCCTGATCATGGGACCGGCTGCCACGCTCAAGGCGCTGGAACTGCTGCTGCCCTCGATCCTGCTTCAGGCCGAGACTCAGGGCATGGCCGCAGCCAGGGCGCACATGGCCGAGCGTAAGGGCATGTTCGACACCGCCGCTAACGCCAACATCGAACGCCGCACGTTCTTCCGCTCCTACCTGCCCGGCTACGGCCGGGGCGTCGCGGACAAGATCGCCGCCTCCCGCGCCGAGATGGCCGAGAAGGTCGCGGGCAAGGCCGGGGAACTGGTCCTGGTGTCCGACGCGGAGCGGACGCAGGCGGCTTTCGAGAAGAAGTTCCCGAACCTCGGATTCAGCCGGGAAGACAAGCACAGCGTCGCCGGGGCTGACGCGGGCCGCCGGGACGGCCGCACTGCCGACACCGGTCAGAGCAAGGTCGGACGCAACGGAAAGGCCGCGCTGAACGGCTAG
- a CDS encoding protein Mom, with protein sequence MPANPTSVRSPTSPASTSSPPGLWLAEPAERPPPGGPHADPAVPLLVAPCTWHAAQYAVLRWHYSQKMPRSKIAPFGVWEHGEFTGVVMFGRSATAALGSPYGLDQTECVELLRVALRPHEHPVTQMVAASLRQLRAACPGLRLIVSYADTAQGHRGGIYQAGNWIYAGSTNPTNASYVVHGQLVHGRTLRHMAVHRPSGETAEEFVRRTVDPNVRRVVETTIKHRYLYPLDRAMRRQVTPLAKPYPAAPA encoded by the coding sequence ATGCCCGCGAACCCGACTTCCGTCCGATCACCGACGTCCCCCGCCTCGACCAGCTCTCCGCCCGGACTCTGGCTCGCCGAGCCTGCGGAGCGGCCCCCGCCCGGCGGACCGCACGCTGACCCGGCCGTCCCGCTGCTGGTTGCTCCGTGCACCTGGCACGCGGCGCAGTACGCGGTACTGCGCTGGCACTACTCGCAGAAGATGCCGAGAAGCAAGATCGCCCCGTTCGGGGTCTGGGAGCACGGCGAGTTCACCGGCGTGGTGATGTTCGGCCGGTCCGCCACGGCCGCGCTCGGCAGCCCTTACGGCCTGGATCAGACCGAGTGCGTGGAGCTGCTGCGCGTCGCGCTGCGCCCGCATGAGCACCCGGTGACTCAGATGGTCGCGGCCAGCCTGCGCCAGCTCCGGGCCGCGTGCCCCGGCCTGCGGCTCATCGTGTCCTACGCCGACACCGCCCAAGGCCACAGAGGCGGGATCTACCAGGCCGGGAACTGGATCTACGCCGGTTCCACCAACCCCACGAACGCGTCCTACGTCGTACACGGGCAGCTCGTGCACGGCCGGACCCTGCGGCACATGGCCGTCCACCGGCCGAGCGGGGAGACCGCCGAGGAGTTCGTTCGCCGCACCGTGGACCCGAACGTGCGCCGGGTAGTCGAGACCACGATCAAGCACCGCTACCTGTATCCGCTGGACCGCGCGATGCGCCGCCAGGTCACCCCGCTGGCGAAGCCGTACCCGGCCGCCCCTGCCTGA
- the sbnA gene encoding 2,3-diaminopropionate biosynthesis protein SbnA, with product MDLNEDEPAGVLATIGATPLVELTRLYPSAGFRLFAKLEGHNPGGSSKDRAALSMLGGEIQAGRLVAGRSVVVESSSGNLGIGLAQVCRYHGIRFVCVVDPRTSKQNLAIMRALGAEIEMIEDADPVTGDYLPVRLRRIRELTERLEHAYWPNQYANPGNPAAHRTTMREIVGQMPGTLDFLFCATSSCGTLRGCAEYARANDLPVTIVAVDAAGSAIFADTPGPRLIPGHGAAVRPAHHADDLADVVVHVADVDSVRGCRRLAAREAILAGGSSGAVVAAVHSVRELVPRGANCAIVLPDRGERYLDTIYDDGWVTTHFGGVPSDEPEEVLTRY from the coding sequence ATGGACCTGAACGAGGACGAACCGGCGGGTGTGCTCGCCACGATCGGCGCGACGCCGCTGGTCGAACTGACCAGGCTGTACCCGTCCGCGGGGTTCCGGCTGTTCGCCAAGCTGGAGGGGCACAATCCCGGCGGCAGCAGCAAGGACCGCGCCGCACTGTCCATGCTCGGCGGTGAGATCCAGGCGGGACGGCTCGTCGCCGGACGTTCGGTGGTGGTCGAATCCAGCTCGGGCAACCTGGGAATCGGGTTGGCCCAGGTGTGCCGGTACCACGGGATCCGCTTCGTCTGCGTGGTGGATCCCCGCACCAGCAAGCAGAATCTCGCGATCATGCGCGCGCTGGGCGCGGAGATCGAGATGATCGAGGACGCCGATCCGGTCACCGGTGACTACCTCCCGGTCCGCCTCCGCCGCATCCGCGAGCTGACCGAACGTCTCGAGCACGCCTACTGGCCGAACCAGTACGCCAACCCCGGGAACCCGGCGGCGCACCGGACCACCATGCGCGAGATCGTCGGGCAGATGCCGGGTACCCTCGACTTCCTGTTCTGTGCCACCAGTTCCTGCGGGACACTGCGTGGCTGTGCCGAGTACGCGCGGGCCAACGACCTGCCGGTGACCATCGTGGCGGTCGACGCCGCGGGCAGCGCCATCTTCGCCGACACTCCCGGCCCCCGGCTGATCCCTGGCCACGGCGCGGCCGTCCGCCCAGCACACCACGCGGACGACCTGGCCGACGTGGTGGTGCACGTCGCCGACGTGGACAGCGTGCGCGGTTGCCGTCGGCTCGCCGCCCGCGAAGCGATCCTCGCGGGCGGTTCGTCCGGCGCGGTGGTCGCCGCCGTGCACAGCGTCCGCGAGCTGGTGCCACGCGGCGCCAACTGCGCGATCGTCCTGCCCGACCGGGGCGAGCGGTATCTCGACACGATCTACGACGACGGCTGGGTCACGACCCACTTCGGTGGTGTCCCTTCGGACGAACCCGAAGAGGTCCTGACGCGTTATTGA
- a CDS encoding P22 phage major capsid protein family protein: protein MANKLLTPKQIAAASIAALTQQTVLAGTTWRDAEADFNGKQGDTVTVRTDTVVGPARTFNRAENKPIVVDDVEEKSVDVKLDTYLYKGINLPDEQLTLQIKDFAKQISTPQAKSVAIGVETMVAGQMNALSSSVTVKADGSDIHTQMIRARALLNKAGVPFDQRWFAVSTELESMLLNDPQKRLVPVDASGSPDALREAIIGRLYGFTVLPSNYLADGSGVAYHTTAFPLVTRALDVPAGATFGQAMTYGGFAMRLIRDYDPGFQQDRSVVSTLAGTSTTVDDGTVKRAVRFTTAPAA, encoded by the coding sequence ATGGCTAACAAACTCCTCACTCCCAAGCAGATCGCCGCCGCCTCGATCGCGGCCCTGACCCAGCAGACCGTCCTGGCCGGGACCACGTGGCGCGACGCCGAAGCCGACTTCAACGGCAAGCAGGGCGACACCGTCACCGTCCGCACCGATACCGTGGTCGGCCCGGCCCGGACGTTCAACCGGGCCGAGAACAAGCCCATCGTGGTCGATGACGTCGAAGAGAAGTCGGTAGACGTCAAGCTGGATACCTACCTGTACAAGGGAATCAACCTCCCCGACGAACAGCTCACGTTGCAGATCAAGGACTTCGCGAAGCAGATCTCTACCCCGCAGGCCAAGAGCGTGGCCATCGGGGTGGAAACGATGGTCGCCGGGCAGATGAACGCCCTGTCCTCGTCCGTCACCGTGAAGGCGGACGGCTCCGACATTCACACCCAGATGATCCGGGCCCGCGCGCTGCTGAACAAGGCGGGCGTGCCGTTCGATCAGCGCTGGTTCGCCGTGTCCACCGAGCTGGAATCCATGCTGCTCAACGATCCGCAGAAGCGGCTGGTCCCGGTCGACGCGTCCGGCTCGCCCGATGCGCTGCGCGAAGCGATCATCGGCCGCCTGTACGGGTTCACCGTCCTGCCATCCAACTACCTCGCGGACGGCTCCGGCGTCGCCTACCACACCACCGCGTTCCCGCTCGTGACCCGCGCGCTGGACGTCCCGGCCGGTGCGACGTTCGGGCAGGCCATGACCTACGGCGGGTTCGCCATGCGCCTGATCCGCGACTACGACCCCGGCTTTCAGCAGGACCGGAGCGTGGTCTCGACACTGGCGGGCACGAGCACCACCGTGGACGACGGCACGGTCAAGCGCGCCGTGCGGTTCACCACCGCCCCGGCGGCGTGA
- a CDS encoding phage portal protein, with the protein MSEAVDIAHRIESVWPDRARNDRIHRYVQGDHDLPFAPRSARAAYRWLLDRSRTNWCRLLVQLLSQNLFVDGYRALGDDQADEPLGWSHWSRNGLARRQAAVHRATLKYGWSYTTVLPGDTAPLIRGVSPRNMTAVYADDADPWPIYALQRKTSWTPDGPRQVYRLLDDRAVYTLAENDPGKGPSYLDHVEHGLGVCPVVRFLDEDDLDADSPGVVSPVLDIQDRLNYQTFLLMTTGEHGAHRQRWAAGLELDDDEEPPIGPDRLLHSDSPETRFGTFDSTDMTGYVAVLEQILRHLAAITQTPAWALHGSLSNLAADTIDAADAGLQRRVGERKTSYGESWQQTLRLSCLAAGDEAGWLDTTAVVRWRDTSTRSLAAVVDAWGKAVQMLEVPARATWERLPGVTDQDVRRWEQMPATPDGHALLADSLSRATDPAGR; encoded by the coding sequence GTGTCCGAAGCTGTCGATATAGCACACCGCATCGAATCCGTCTGGCCGGACCGGGCCCGCAACGACCGGATTCATCGTTACGTTCAAGGTGATCATGATCTGCCGTTCGCGCCGCGTTCGGCGCGTGCCGCTTACCGGTGGTTGCTGGATCGGTCTCGGACGAACTGGTGTCGTCTGCTGGTCCAGTTGCTGAGCCAGAACCTGTTCGTGGACGGCTACCGTGCGCTCGGCGACGACCAGGCGGACGAGCCGCTGGGCTGGTCGCACTGGAGCCGCAACGGCCTGGCGCGTCGCCAGGCCGCAGTGCACCGCGCGACCCTGAAATACGGCTGGTCCTACACCACCGTCTTGCCGGGCGACACGGCCCCGTTGATCCGGGGCGTGTCTCCGCGCAACATGACCGCCGTCTACGCCGATGACGCCGATCCCTGGCCGATCTACGCCTTGCAACGGAAGACGTCGTGGACCCCGGACGGACCGCGCCAGGTCTACCGGCTGCTGGACGATCGCGCTGTCTACACCCTGGCCGAGAATGACCCCGGCAAGGGACCGTCCTATCTCGACCACGTCGAGCATGGGCTCGGGGTGTGCCCGGTGGTGCGGTTCCTGGACGAGGACGACCTCGACGCCGACAGCCCCGGCGTGGTCTCGCCTGTGCTCGATATCCAGGACAGGCTGAACTATCAGACGTTCCTGTTGATGACGACCGGCGAGCATGGCGCGCACCGGCAGCGCTGGGCCGCCGGGCTGGAACTGGACGACGACGAGGAACCGCCGATCGGCCCGGACCGGCTGCTGCACTCCGACAGCCCGGAGACACGGTTCGGGACGTTCGATTCCACGGACATGACCGGCTATGTGGCGGTCCTGGAACAGATCCTGCGGCATCTGGCCGCGATCACTCAGACTCCGGCGTGGGCGCTGCACGGGTCGTTGTCGAACCTGGCGGCCGACACGATCGACGCCGCAGACGCCGGGCTACAGCGCCGCGTCGGTGAACGGAAGACGTCTTACGGGGAGTCGTGGCAGCAGACGCTGCGGCTGTCCTGCCTCGCAGCCGGGGATGAGGCCGGATGGCTCGACACCACGGCCGTGGTCCGCTGGCGCGACACCTCGACCAGATCCCTGGCCGCTGTGGTCGACGCGTGGGGCAAGGCCGTGCAGATGCTCGAAGTCCCGGCCCGCGCAACGTGGGAACGCCTTCCGGGTGTCACCGATCAGGACGTCCGCCGCTGGGAGCAGATGCCTGCCACCCCGGACGGGCACGCGCTGCTGGCCGACAGCCTGAGCCGCGCCACCGACCCGGCCGGGCGGTGA
- a CDS encoding LysM peptidoglycan-binding domain-containing protein has translation MDVSHWNAVTDWNAVRGNGISFCSFKLTEGTAYTDTTSPGRIPAARAAGIAAGGYHFARPGNIGGQVDHFAASLRAAGLLGGGALAPMLDMEAAELRGGANGFVRDFIGRLRAATGIRRVLVYANLDWYRNVLRPGDWIDPDVLLWIARYNGDPGRPGWAHPQLAVHQHTQQGRVPGVAGNVDRNATVGGYSLASLTLDGSAPTPPTPAPPPPPPAAGGGTYTVRSGDTLSGIAAKFGTSVAALVALNAISNPNLIHPGQTLRLPGSGDSGARRYQVRRGDTLSAIAVRHGTTVAALCARNGIANPNKIQAGQWLALP, from the coding sequence ATCGACGTCTCACACTGGAATGCCGTCACCGACTGGAACGCGGTACGCGGCAACGGCATTTCGTTCTGCTCGTTCAAGCTCACCGAAGGCACCGCCTACACCGACACCACCAGCCCCGGCCGCATTCCCGCCGCCCGGGCTGCCGGGATCGCCGCAGGCGGATACCACTTCGCCCGGCCCGGCAACATCGGCGGACAGGTCGATCACTTCGCCGCGAGCCTGCGCGCGGCCGGCCTGCTCGGCGGTGGCGCGCTCGCCCCGATGCTCGACATGGAAGCCGCGGAACTGCGCGGTGGCGCGAACGGATTCGTGCGCGACTTCATCGGCCGCCTGCGCGCGGCCACCGGTATCCGCCGCGTGCTCGTGTACGCCAACCTCGACTGGTACCGCAACGTCCTGCGCCCCGGCGACTGGATCGACCCGGACGTGCTGCTGTGGATCGCCCGCTACAACGGCGACCCCGGCCGCCCCGGCTGGGCACACCCGCAGCTCGCGGTACACCAGCACACCCAACAGGGCCGCGTGCCCGGCGTCGCGGGCAACGTCGACCGCAACGCCACCGTGGGCGGCTACAGCCTCGCCAGTCTCACCCTGGACGGCTCCGCACCCACCCCGCCGACCCCGGCACCGCCGCCCCCGCCGCCTGCCGCTGGAGGCGGCACCTACACCGTGCGTTCCGGGGACACCCTCTCCGGCATCGCCGCGAAATTCGGCACGAGCGTGGCCGCCCTGGTCGCGCTGAACGCGATCAGCAACCCGAACCTGATCCATCCCGGACAGACCCTCCGCCTGCCCGGCTCCGGGGACAGCGGCGCCCGCCGCTACCAGGTCCGGCGCGGAGACACCCTCTCCGCGATCGCGGTCCGCCACGGCACCACCGTGGCCGCCCTCTGTGCCCGCAACGGCATCGCCAACCCCAACAAAATCCAGGCCGGTCAATGGCTGGCGCTGCCGTAA